One window of the Ananas comosus cultivar F153 linkage group 21, ASM154086v1, whole genome shotgun sequence genome contains the following:
- the LOC109726852 gene encoding nuclear speckle splicing regulatory protein 1-like has translation MEKKYGLQLRIPKSQSKPTASRPPAPPPAFAFGGDDEDDVEREISRQASKNKALQKVEEQHKKALEEDPSVFDYDGVYDEMKEKIVRPKIQDKTERKSKYIEVLMDKAKQREREHEIIYEKKLLKERSKDDHLFADKEKFVTSAYKKKLAEQAKWLEEERLRQIREEKEDVTKKKDLSDFYFGLNKNVAFGARLNEDPKPTQHNEANDSTQESQASKQDAKESHHSPQRREEANREPKMIDRAKNSSEEVVAEAVSAVPAGSTSVEDKINVDQALASQATTAEHYKRSEDALAAARERFMARKRAREQ, from the exons ATGGAGAAGAAATACGGGCTCCAGCTTCGAATCCCAAAATCGCAGTCAAAGCCGACAGCATCGAGGCCTCCTGCTCCTCCGCCGGCATTTGCTTTCGGCGGTGATGATGAGGACGACGTTGAGAGGGAAATCTCTCGCCAGGCCTCCAAGAACAAGGCCCTACAGAAG GTAGAGGAGCAGCACAAGAAGGCGCTTGAAGAGGATCCCTCGGTCTTCGACTATGATGGGGTATATGATGAGATGAAGGAGAAGATCGTGCGCCCCAAGATCCAGGACAAAACTGAGAGAAag TCAAAGTATATTGAAGTACTTATGGACAAAGCAAAACAACGTGAGCGTGAACATGAGATTATCTACGAGAagaaactgctgaaagaaaggaGCAAGGACGATCACCTCTTTGCTGACAAAGAGAAGTTTGTAACAAGTGCCTATAAGAAAAAGCTTGCTGAGCAGGCAAAATGGTTGGAAGAAGAGAGGTTGCGGCAAATTCGTGAGGAAAAGGAGGAT GTAACCAAGAAGAAAGATTTGAGTGACTTCTACTTTGGTCTCAATAAGAATGTTGCTTTTGGTGCTCGATTGAATGAGGACCCAAAGCCAACACAACATAACGAAGCAAATGATAGCACCCAGGAAAGTCAAGCAAGCAAGCAGGATGCTAAGGAATCTCACCATTCTCCTCAACGTAGAGAGGAAGCCAATAGAGAACCTAAAATGATCGACCGTGCTAAGAACAGTTCTGAAGAAGTTGTAGCGGAGGCTGTATCAGCGGTCCCTGCAGGAAGTACCTCGGTGGAGGACAAGATCAATGTTGATCAAGCATTGGCATCTCAGGCGACAACCGCTGAGCATTATAAAAGGAGCGAGGATGCATTGGCTGCTGCGAGAGAACGGTTTATGGCACGAAAGAGAGCTAGAGAACAATAA